One genomic segment of Actinoplanes ianthinogenes includes these proteins:
- a CDS encoding AfsR/SARP family transcriptional regulator, with amino-acid sequence MAVTAGRDRIVLAMLLLDPNRIVVAGELVDALWGSAPPATARGQLQSCISRLRRMLPVGAILTDRAGYGIHVEPGELDAEVFAQAVEKARADADPAAYRRALALRRGPACAELDAPAIRQAAAVLDERYALAVEDWADLELAAGRERELTGELSALVERFPLRERMRGQLMLALARSGRQADALTEFRRARQLLADELGIEPGEELQERHRQILNGEISAGSGAEPAASGPVRCLPRTVGDFTGRREQIDRLLADRLTDDAGPRVAVIDGMAGSGKTTLALHLAALAGDRYPDAHLFVDLQGHSERDPVEPAAALHTLLRQLGLAVEEIPLEPMQRVARWRTEAARRRLLVVLDNAASSTQIADLLPTAPGSLALVTSRRRLAGLDGARVESLPVLSPDEAVALLEQIAGDRVRAEPAASAEVVRRCGLLPLAIRLAGARLAHRPRWRVADLLRRLSEAALPELAAEDRTVTGAFALTYGQLPAPLQRVFRLLGVYPGADFDALAVAALADLARDTAEDLLEDLLDVNLVDEPEPGVFRLHDLMREYAEMLAAELPAADRTAALTAVLDFQLHAAIATASASHRALLLSDLGQPVPSRPDLVVADPIARLERERPNLVALVEAATGTDYAWQIPRAAWQVLYFHGYTDDLRALQRIGLAAAEMSGNRAAIATSANYLASVYSRVGQDDQAEEHLRRSIRLREELGQIGAALVGYPNLAVIYLSQGRFAESLELLETARSRRRFTKHVSQSPLLAVLVDVLSVLGRPEEALYYARLRLLSTIENREDGGLAGTLLSLQRLRYRLGTLSAAAAHHYIDMALWVSTRIGYQSTTSDAHHNRARVLREEGRYDEAIREHRRAVEISVRLTDVRHQADFRHDYAVTLRRLGDRAGARAMFEQVVRVARAGGHPYWTARAQVGLADCLEPGDPEADRLRAQARETFERIGITEEIAAAY; translated from the coding sequence GTGGCCGTGACTGCCGGGCGTGACCGCATCGTGCTGGCGATGCTGCTGCTCGATCCGAACCGGATCGTCGTCGCCGGTGAGCTCGTCGACGCCCTCTGGGGCAGCGCTCCGCCGGCCACGGCGCGCGGCCAACTGCAGTCATGTATATCGCGTTTGCGGCGGATGCTACCAGTCGGGGCGATCCTTACCGATCGGGCAGGTTATGGCATCCATGTCGAACCGGGCGAGCTGGACGCCGAAGTGTTCGCCCAGGCCGTGGAGAAGGCCCGCGCCGACGCGGACCCGGCGGCGTACCGGCGGGCGCTGGCCCTGCGCCGCGGCCCGGCCTGCGCCGAGCTGGACGCCCCGGCGATCCGGCAGGCCGCCGCCGTGCTCGACGAGCGGTACGCGCTGGCCGTCGAGGACTGGGCCGACCTGGAGCTGGCCGCCGGCCGGGAGCGTGAACTGACCGGCGAGCTGAGCGCGCTGGTCGAGCGGTTCCCGCTGCGCGAGCGGATGCGCGGGCAGCTGATGCTGGCGCTGGCCCGGTCCGGGCGGCAGGCCGACGCGCTCACCGAGTTCCGCCGGGCCCGCCAGTTGCTCGCCGACGAGCTGGGCATCGAACCCGGCGAGGAACTGCAGGAACGCCACCGGCAGATCCTCAACGGGGAGATCTCGGCCGGGTCCGGCGCCGAGCCCGCGGCGTCCGGCCCGGTGCGCTGCCTGCCCCGCACGGTCGGCGACTTCACCGGCCGCCGCGAGCAGATTGACCGGCTGCTGGCCGACCGGCTCACCGACGACGCCGGCCCGCGGGTCGCGGTGATCGACGGGATGGCGGGCAGCGGCAAGACCACGCTGGCGCTGCACCTGGCCGCGCTGGCCGGCGACCGCTACCCGGACGCGCACCTCTTCGTGGACCTGCAGGGACACAGCGAGCGGGACCCGGTCGAGCCGGCCGCCGCGCTGCACACCCTGCTGCGCCAGCTCGGCCTGGCGGTCGAGGAGATCCCGCTCGAGCCGATGCAGCGGGTGGCCCGCTGGCGCACCGAGGCGGCCCGGCGGCGGCTGCTGGTCGTGCTGGACAACGCCGCGTCCAGCACCCAGATCGCCGACCTGCTGCCGACCGCGCCGGGCAGCCTGGCCCTGGTCACCAGCCGCCGCCGGCTGGCCGGCCTGGATGGGGCGCGGGTCGAGTCATTGCCGGTGCTCAGCCCGGACGAGGCGGTCGCGCTGCTGGAGCAGATCGCCGGGGACCGGGTGCGGGCCGAGCCGGCCGCTTCCGCCGAGGTGGTCCGCCGCTGCGGGCTGCTGCCCCTGGCCATCCGGCTGGCCGGGGCCCGGCTGGCACACCGGCCGCGCTGGCGGGTGGCCGACCTGCTGCGCCGCCTGAGTGAGGCGGCGCTGCCCGAGCTGGCGGCCGAGGACCGCACGGTGACCGGCGCGTTCGCCCTGACCTACGGCCAGCTCCCGGCTCCGCTGCAACGGGTGTTCCGGCTGCTCGGCGTCTATCCGGGCGCCGACTTCGACGCGCTCGCCGTGGCGGCGCTCGCCGATCTGGCCCGGGACACCGCCGAGGACCTGCTCGAGGACCTGCTCGACGTCAACCTGGTCGACGAGCCGGAGCCGGGCGTGTTCCGCCTGCACGACCTGATGCGCGAGTACGCCGAGATGCTCGCCGCCGAGCTGCCCGCGGCAGACCGGACCGCCGCCCTGACCGCGGTGCTCGACTTCCAGCTGCACGCCGCGATCGCCACGGCCAGCGCCAGCCACCGGGCCCTGCTGCTCAGCGATCTCGGGCAGCCGGTGCCGTCCCGGCCCGACCTGGTGGTCGCGGACCCGATCGCGCGGCTGGAGCGGGAGCGCCCGAACCTCGTCGCCCTCGTCGAGGCGGCAACCGGCACAGACTACGCCTGGCAGATCCCCCGAGCCGCCTGGCAGGTGTTGTACTTCCACGGTTACACGGACGATCTGCGCGCGTTGCAGCGGATCGGGTTGGCCGCGGCCGAGATGTCGGGGAACCGGGCGGCGATCGCCACCAGCGCGAATTATCTCGCCTCGGTCTACAGCCGGGTCGGTCAGGACGACCAGGCCGAGGAGCACCTGCGGCGCTCCATCCGGCTGCGCGAGGAACTGGGCCAGATCGGCGCTGCCTTGGTCGGGTACCCCAACCTGGCGGTCATATACCTCAGCCAGGGCCGGTTCGCCGAGTCACTGGAGCTGCTGGAGACGGCGCGGTCGCGGAGGCGGTTCACGAAGCACGTCTCGCAGAGCCCGCTGCTGGCCGTCCTCGTCGATGTGCTGAGCGTCCTGGGCCGGCCCGAGGAGGCGCTGTACTACGCGCGTCTCCGGCTGCTCTCCACCATCGAGAACCGAGAGGACGGGGGGCTCGCCGGAACGCTGCTGTCCCTGCAACGGCTCCGCTACCGGCTCGGCACGCTCAGCGCCGCTGCCGCACACCACTACATCGACATGGCGCTCTGGGTGTCGACCCGGATCGGATACCAGTCGACGACCAGCGACGCCCACCACAACCGGGCCCGGGTACTGCGTGAAGAAGGCCGGTACGACGAGGCGATCCGCGAGCACCGCCGGGCTGTGGAGATCAGCGTCCGGCTGACCGACGTCCGGCACCAGGCGGACTTCCGCCACGACTACGCGGTGACCCTGCGACGCCTCGGGGACCGGGCCGGGGCGCGGGCGATGTTCGAACAGGTGGTCCGGGTGGCCCGGGCGGGAGGGCATCCGTACTGGACCGCCCGCGCGCAGGTGGGGCTCGCGGACTGCCTGGAGCCGGGCGACCCGGAGGCGGACCGGCTCCGGGCACAGGCCCGGGAGACCTTCGAGCGGATCGGTATCACCGAAGAGATCGCCGCGGCGTACTGA
- a CDS encoding PQQ-binding-like beta-propeller repeat protein → MASGTWKGVTLVAAVTVTVLATTGVWNPFPKLWEWVNTSEPVAPGTTWQQRLGGSPQSISVAGDAVIVEYRTSVEAYHLGTAVRMWQSDADWAATAGQGADAVVVTGRLLTKGYQVLDPRTGTVRRADTEASAVWTYRNGIVDLRCAGGDDCRLTAWDPRSGTQLWSVATGGIGFVLHAANPDLPDARRLGTGDVDDDAAGPALMPGLLGLPDGDRVRVIDTASGRLVQTAQAGADQRIAVVGGRVLTITGTAKDGTCYYGVVATAPPGNRVVWKRDGLNLRTAESDCKQDRDPAGGYDVLLGVDPYGRQELINGADGRILWYGDKSAEVLAVDDRYAVIRDGDTLRGWSFSRGKAVWRQAQAKAEAAVTPRAVIVVSSGRVMALNPANGAVRADVRTDAKVFAAADQGLILVSGRDMAYLPYR, encoded by the coding sequence ATGGCCTCGGGCACCTGGAAGGGAGTCACGCTGGTCGCTGCCGTCACGGTCACCGTGCTGGCCACGACCGGGGTGTGGAACCCGTTCCCGAAGCTCTGGGAGTGGGTCAACACGAGTGAGCCGGTCGCGCCCGGGACCACCTGGCAGCAGCGGCTCGGTGGCAGCCCGCAGAGCATCTCGGTGGCCGGTGACGCGGTGATCGTCGAGTACCGGACCTCGGTGGAGGCGTACCACCTGGGCACCGCGGTGCGGATGTGGCAGAGCGACGCGGACTGGGCCGCCACGGCGGGGCAGGGCGCCGACGCGGTGGTGGTCACCGGCCGGCTGCTCACCAAGGGATACCAGGTGCTGGACCCGCGGACCGGCACGGTGCGGCGGGCGGACACCGAGGCGAGCGCGGTCTGGACGTACCGGAACGGGATCGTCGACCTGCGCTGCGCGGGCGGCGACGACTGCCGGCTCACCGCCTGGGACCCGCGGTCCGGCACCCAGCTCTGGTCGGTGGCCACCGGGGGGATCGGCTTCGTGCTGCACGCCGCCAACCCGGACCTGCCCGACGCCCGCCGGCTCGGCACCGGCGACGTGGACGACGACGCGGCCGGCCCGGCGCTGATGCCCGGCCTGCTCGGCCTGCCGGACGGCGACCGGGTCCGGGTGATCGACACCGCGTCCGGCCGCCTGGTGCAGACCGCGCAGGCTGGGGCGGACCAGAGGATCGCGGTGGTCGGCGGCCGGGTGCTCACGATCACCGGCACGGCGAAGGACGGCACCTGCTACTACGGCGTGGTGGCCACCGCGCCGCCGGGCAACCGGGTGGTGTGGAAGCGGGACGGGCTCAACCTGCGGACCGCGGAGAGCGACTGCAAGCAGGACCGGGACCCGGCCGGTGGGTACGACGTGCTGCTCGGCGTCGACCCGTACGGCCGCCAGGAGCTGATCAACGGGGCCGACGGGCGGATCCTCTGGTACGGCGACAAGAGCGCCGAGGTGCTCGCGGTCGACGACCGGTACGCGGTGATCCGCGACGGCGACACCCTGCGCGGCTGGTCGTTCAGCCGGGGCAAGGCGGTCTGGCGGCAGGCTCAGGCCAAGGCCGAGGCGGCCGTCACGCCGCGCGCGGTGATCGTCGTCTCGTCCGGACGGGTGATGGCACTGAATCCGGCGAATGGGGCGGTACGTGCCGATGTGCGTACGGATGCGAAGGTCTTCGCCGCCGCGGACCAAGGTTTGATCTTGGTTTCCGGACGCGACATGGCCTATTTGCCCTACCGCTGA
- a CDS encoding MFS transporter, whose product MSFHRPALAVIGASAFFYVAAEALPIGLLPQISADLHVSEARVGLLMTSYAVVAALSTIPLTAVTMRIPRNRLLAVTVAIFAVSQAAATFAPTFPILAGSRLLCALAHGVFWSVLGPIVARLAPPDQVGRATALTSLGNSLAIVLGVPLGTALGQWLGWRVAIGSMAVGGAVCVALLLVVLPALPPLPRDVTAGAGRQLRNAVRILRDGRVARLCAVTAVLVVGHFAAYTYIAPLVRRDAGLDGAGLSALLLGYGVAGLLTTYLVGRHIDRRPGPLMLILLAAQAVSVALLAPVLGLGPTIVATLVWGAAFTAIPPVLGAVPLRVAPHARDAASAVYVVAFQIGIGSGAFVGERFVTAGGLGWLPAFAGLLAAAAGVLVVASRTVFPVRISAEEHHRVSAAAATH is encoded by the coding sequence GTGAGTTTCCACCGCCCCGCGCTGGCCGTCATCGGGGCATCAGCGTTCTTCTACGTCGCCGCCGAGGCCCTGCCGATCGGGCTGTTACCGCAGATCTCCGCCGACCTGCACGTCAGCGAAGCCCGGGTGGGCCTGCTGATGACCAGTTACGCCGTGGTCGCCGCACTGAGCACCATCCCGCTCACCGCGGTCACCATGCGGATCCCGCGGAACCGTCTGCTCGCCGTCACGGTAGCGATTTTCGCCGTGTCCCAGGCGGCCGCGACGTTCGCCCCGACCTTTCCGATCCTGGCCGGATCCCGGCTGCTCTGCGCGCTGGCCCACGGCGTCTTCTGGTCGGTGCTCGGGCCGATCGTCGCCCGGCTCGCCCCACCGGACCAGGTCGGCCGGGCCACCGCGCTGACCTCGCTGGGCAACTCGCTGGCCATCGTGCTGGGCGTGCCGCTGGGCACCGCGCTCGGGCAGTGGCTGGGCTGGCGGGTCGCGATCGGGTCGATGGCGGTCGGCGGGGCGGTCTGCGTGGCGCTGCTGCTCGTGGTGCTGCCCGCGCTGCCGCCGCTGCCCCGGGACGTGACGGCCGGCGCCGGGCGGCAGCTGCGCAACGCGGTGCGGATCCTGCGGGACGGGCGGGTGGCCCGGCTGTGCGCGGTGACCGCGGTGCTGGTGGTCGGGCACTTCGCGGCGTACACCTACATCGCGCCGCTGGTGCGCCGGGACGCCGGGCTGGACGGGGCCGGGCTGAGCGCGCTGCTGCTCGGTTACGGCGTGGCCGGGCTGCTGACGACGTACCTGGTCGGACGGCACATCGACCGGCGGCCCGGGCCGCTGATGCTGATCCTGCTCGCCGCGCAGGCGGTGTCGGTGGCGCTGCTCGCCCCGGTCCTCGGGCTCGGGCCGACGATCGTGGCCACGCTCGTCTGGGGCGCCGCCTTCACGGCCATCCCGCCGGTCCTCGGCGCGGTGCCGCTGCGGGTCGCGCCGCACGCCCGGGACGCCGCCTCGGCGGTCTACGTGGTGGCGTTCCAGATCGGTATCGGCAGCGGCGCGTTCGTCGGCGAGCGGTTCGTGACCGCGGGAGGCCTGGGCTGGCTGCCGGCCTTCGCGGGCCTGCTGGCGGCGGCCGCCGGGGTGCTGGTGGTCGCGTCCCGGACGGTGTTCCCGGTCCGGATCAGCGCCGAGGAGCACCACCGGGTGTCCGCGGCGGCGGCCACACACTGA
- the hisC gene encoding histidinol-phosphate transaminase: MTRLTRADLDALPAYVPGRNVADLARELGIAEAIKLASNEVPYGPLPGVVEAVTEAARQMHRYPDMGVLALRDALAERFGVPAERIVTGCGSVALAEILVKATCLPGDEVLYAWRSFEAYPIIAAGVGATSVKVPNTATHGHDLTAMAAAITDRTRLIFVCNPNNPTGTALHQAELDRFLAAVPSDVLVVLDEAYRELVTDPAVPDGLDTYADRANIVVLRTMSKAWGLAGMRMGYLVAQPEVAAAVRKVLTPFSTSLVAQAAALAALRQEAEVVRRCALVTAERERVTEALRKLSVDVPDSQANFVWMPIGDRTAGFAAACEARGVIVRGFHPDGVRVTIGTPEENDAFLAATEAALAV; the protein is encoded by the coding sequence ATGACCCGGTTGACCCGCGCCGACCTGGACGCGCTGCCCGCGTACGTGCCCGGTCGCAACGTTGCCGACCTGGCTCGCGAGCTGGGCATCGCCGAGGCGATCAAGCTGGCCAGCAACGAGGTGCCGTACGGCCCGCTGCCCGGCGTGGTGGAGGCGGTCACCGAGGCCGCCCGGCAGATGCACCGATACCCGGACATGGGCGTGCTGGCCCTGCGGGACGCCCTCGCCGAGCGCTTCGGGGTGCCCGCCGAGCGGATCGTCACCGGCTGCGGCTCCGTCGCCCTGGCCGAGATCCTGGTGAAAGCCACCTGCCTGCCGGGTGACGAGGTGCTCTACGCGTGGCGGTCGTTCGAGGCGTACCCGATCATCGCGGCGGGTGTCGGCGCGACCAGCGTCAAGGTGCCGAACACCGCGACACACGGGCACGACCTGACCGCCATGGCCGCGGCGATCACCGACCGGACCCGGCTGATCTTCGTGTGCAACCCGAACAACCCGACCGGCACCGCGCTGCACCAGGCCGAGCTGGACCGGTTCCTCGCGGCGGTGCCGTCCGACGTGCTGGTGGTGCTCGACGAGGCGTACCGGGAACTGGTGACCGACCCGGCGGTGCCGGACGGCCTGGACACCTACGCCGACCGGGCGAACATCGTGGTGCTGCGCACCATGAGCAAGGCCTGGGGCCTGGCCGGCATGCGGATGGGTTACCTGGTCGCCCAGCCCGAGGTGGCCGCCGCCGTGCGCAAGGTGCTCACCCCGTTCTCCACCAGCCTGGTGGCGCAGGCCGCGGCGCTCGCCGCCCTGCGGCAGGAGGCCGAGGTGGTGCGGCGCTGCGCGCTGGTCACCGCCGAGCGCGAGCGGGTCACCGAGGCGCTGCGGAAACTCTCCGTCGACGTGCCGGACAGCCAGGCCAACTTCGTCTGGATGCCGATCGGGGACCGGACCGCCGGGTTCGCGGCCGCCTGCGAGGCGCGCGGGGTGATCGTGCGGGGCTTCCACCCGGACGGCGTCCGGGTCACCATCGGCACCCCGGAGGAGAACGACGCCTTCCTCGCGGCTACCGAAGCGGCACTGGCCGTCTGA
- a CDS encoding fumarate hydratase, whose protein sequence is MSRGAAFTYSPLLPTGDDSTEYRLVTDEGVDVVEGPGGRRFLTVEPAALTMLTAEAMHDIAHYLRPAHLAQLRAIIDDPKASPNDRFVALDLLRNANIAAGGVLPMCQDTGTAIVMGKRGRHVLTDGRDEEAIALGVYQAYTRLNLRYSQLAPLTMWDEKNTGSNLPAQIELYAEDPNGHPDAYKFLFMAKGGGSANKSYLYQETKALLNPQRMMQFLDEKLRLIGTSACPPYHLAIVIGGTSAEHALKTAKLASAKYLDNLPTAGTMAAHGFRDLELEAAVLELTRDFGIGAQFGGRYFCHDVRVVRLPRHGASCPVAIAVSCSADRQAVAKITPSGVWLERLETDPARFLPDVDLNEEPVVQIDLNRPMAEIRAELSKYPVKTRLSLTGSLVVARDIAHAKIAERLDAGEPMPQYLRDHAVYYAGPAKTPEGYASGSFGPTTAGRMDSYVEKFQAAGGSMVMLAKGNRSQQVTNACKTYGGFYLGSIGGPAARLAQDCIRHVEVLEFPELGMEAVWKIEVEDFPAFIVVDDKGNDFFEAVTKPVLSIGKR, encoded by the coding sequence ATGAGCAGAGGCGCCGCTTTCACCTACTCGCCGCTCTTGCCGACCGGCGACGACTCGACCGAATATCGCCTGGTCACGGACGAGGGCGTGGATGTCGTGGAGGGGCCGGGCGGGCGGCGCTTCCTGACCGTCGAGCCGGCCGCGCTGACCATGCTCACCGCCGAGGCGATGCACGACATCGCGCACTACCTGCGTCCGGCCCACCTGGCGCAGCTGCGCGCCATCATCGATGACCCCAAGGCCTCGCCGAACGACCGGTTCGTCGCGCTGGACCTGCTGCGCAACGCGAACATCGCGGCCGGCGGGGTGCTGCCGATGTGCCAGGACACCGGCACCGCGATCGTGATGGGCAAGCGTGGCCGGCACGTGCTCACCGACGGCCGCGACGAGGAGGCCATCGCGCTCGGCGTCTACCAGGCGTACACCCGGCTGAACCTGCGGTATTCGCAGCTCGCCCCACTGACCATGTGGGACGAGAAGAACACCGGGTCGAACCTGCCGGCCCAGATCGAGCTCTACGCCGAGGACCCGAACGGGCACCCGGACGCGTACAAGTTCCTGTTCATGGCCAAGGGCGGCGGCTCGGCCAACAAGTCGTACCTCTACCAGGAGACCAAGGCGCTGCTGAACCCGCAGCGGATGATGCAGTTCCTGGACGAGAAACTGCGGCTGATCGGCACCTCCGCCTGCCCGCCGTACCACCTGGCCATCGTGATCGGCGGCACCAGCGCCGAGCACGCGCTCAAGACCGCCAAGCTGGCCAGCGCGAAGTACCTGGACAACCTGCCCACCGCCGGCACCATGGCCGCGCACGGCTTCCGTGACCTGGAGCTGGAGGCCGCGGTCCTGGAGCTGACCCGCGACTTCGGGATCGGCGCGCAGTTCGGCGGCCGCTACTTCTGCCACGACGTGCGGGTGGTCCGGCTGCCCCGGCACGGCGCGTCCTGCCCGGTCGCGATCGCCGTCTCCTGCTCGGCCGACCGCCAGGCGGTCGCCAAGATCACCCCGTCCGGCGTCTGGCTGGAGCGGCTGGAGACCGACCCGGCCCGCTTCCTGCCGGACGTCGATCTCAACGAGGAGCCGGTCGTCCAGATCGACCTCAACCGGCCGATGGCCGAGATCCGCGCGGAGCTCAGCAAGTACCCGGTGAAGACCCGCTTGTCGCTGACCGGTTCGCTGGTGGTGGCCCGCGACATCGCGCACGCCAAGATCGCCGAGCGGCTGGACGCCGGCGAGCCGATGCCGCAGTACCTGCGCGATCACGCGGTCTACTACGCCGGTCCGGCGAAGACGCCGGAGGGCTACGCGTCCGGCTCGTTCGGCCCCACCACGGCCGGCCGGATGGACTCCTATGTGGAGAAATTCCAGGCGGCCGGCGGCTCGATGGTGATGCTGGCCAAGGGCAACCGGTCCCAGCAGGTGACCAACGCCTGCAAGACCTACGGCGGGTTCTACCTGGGCTCGATCGGCGGCCCGGCGGCCCGCCTCGCGCAGGACTGCATCCGGCACGTCGAGGTGCTCGAGTTCCCGGAGCTCGGCATGGAGGCGGTCTGGAAGATCGAGGTGGAGGACTTCCCGGCCTTCATCGTCGTCGACGACAAGGGCAACGACTTCTTCGAGGCCGTCACGAAACCGGTGCTGAGCATCGGCAAGCGCTGA
- a CDS encoding RDD family protein, with translation MSSLPAGWYKDPADTTTQRYWDGEGWLGEAIPADAVPPAGPPPVEAEPPVAPPPVVAPQPQPYATPPSPPPGQPVYGPPPGWHQPPPPGWQQPPPGWHQPPPPHGWQQPPPPHGWQQPPPPQGGWQQPPPAWAYPQPPHAYVMPVPQARPHGMLLAGLGQRLAARLIDIAVVLLLNIVINGWFVYQWWQEFRPIYTHYVDQVMAGVEPDVLEPTGRMQTLQMTVIVIATLLWLLYEAPMTSSRGQTLGKMLMGIKVVGVDSTEPIGFRRGFSRWAQLGMWTLFWWCLVGLVIQFLDCLSPTFDPRLRQAWHDKAASTVVVAVPRGATQTVEAAPRGDIPGGPQ, from the coding sequence ATGAGTTCCCTTCCCGCGGGTTGGTACAAGGACCCGGCCGACACCACCACCCAGCGGTACTGGGACGGTGAGGGCTGGCTCGGCGAGGCCATCCCGGCTGATGCGGTCCCGCCCGCCGGGCCGCCCCCGGTGGAGGCGGAACCGCCCGTGGCGCCACCCCCGGTGGTGGCGCCACAGCCGCAGCCCTACGCCACGCCCCCGTCGCCGCCGCCCGGTCAGCCGGTCTACGGTCCGCCGCCCGGGTGGCACCAGCCGCCGCCCCCGGGCTGGCAGCAGCCCCCGCCGGGCTGGCACCAGCCCCCGCCGCCGCACGGCTGGCAGCAGCCACCACCTCCGCACGGCTGGCAGCAGCCGCCGCCTCCGCAGGGCGGCTGGCAGCAGCCACCGCCCGCTTGGGCGTACCCGCAGCCGCCGCACGCCTACGTCATGCCGGTCCCGCAGGCCCGGCCGCACGGCATGCTGCTGGCCGGCCTGGGCCAGCGCCTGGCCGCCCGGCTGATCGACATCGCCGTCGTGCTGCTGCTCAACATCGTGATCAACGGCTGGTTCGTCTACCAGTGGTGGCAGGAGTTCCGGCCGATCTACACCCACTACGTGGACCAGGTGATGGCCGGCGTCGAGCCGGACGTGCTGGAGCCGACCGGCCGGATGCAGACGTTGCAGATGACGGTCATCGTGATCGCCACCCTGCTCTGGTTGCTCTACGAGGCACCGATGACCAGCAGCCGGGGGCAGACACTCGGCAAGATGCTGATGGGCATCAAGGTGGTCGGGGTGGACAGCACCGAGCCGATCGGGTTCCGCCGCGGGTTCTCCCGCTGGGCCCAGCTCGGCATGTGGACGCTGTTCTGGTGGTGCCTGGTGGGTCTGGTGATCCAGTTCCTGGACTGCCTCTCCCCCACGTTCGACCCGCGCCTGCGGCAGGCCTGGCACGACAAGGCGGCGTCCACCGTCGTCGTCGCGGTCCCCCGGGGCGCCACACAGACCGTCGAGGCCGCGCCGCGCGGCGACATCCCAGGAGGACCCCAATGA
- the hppD gene encoding 4-hydroxyphenylpyruvate dioxygenase → MTSSLGGSAAKPATIAEVTEHNDVFPVKGVDHLRFLVGNARQAAHFYSTAFGMRCIAYRGPEQGYRDHAEYVMKSGGAYFVLTGMVHAGAPGADHVARHGDGISDIALEVPDVDAAYLHATESGARGVSEPHDEKDEHGTVRVASIATYGDTVHTLIDRSGYDGPFLPGFVTRDPIVAVRPKRFFQAIDHVVGNVELGKMDEWVEFYRRVMGFTNMAEFIGDDIATDYSALMSKVVADGTRKVKFPLNEPAVSQRKSQIDEYLEYYGGPGAQHVALATNDILTTVDAMRGAGVEFLNTPDSYYDDPELRARIGQVRVPIEELKKRRILVDRDEDGYLLQIFTAPVQDRPTVFFELIERHGSLGFGKGNFKALFEAIEREQERRGNL, encoded by the coding sequence ATGACGAGCAGCCTGGGCGGCTCCGCCGCAAAACCCGCAACAATTGCCGAAGTGACGGAACACAACGACGTCTTCCCCGTCAAAGGCGTCGACCACCTGCGCTTCCTCGTGGGCAACGCCCGGCAGGCCGCCCACTTCTACTCGACGGCGTTCGGCATGCGCTGCATTGCCTACCGCGGCCCGGAGCAGGGTTACCGCGACCACGCGGAGTACGTGATGAAGAGCGGCGGCGCCTATTTCGTGCTGACCGGCATGGTGCACGCCGGGGCGCCCGGGGCCGACCACGTGGCCCGGCACGGCGACGGCATCTCGGACATCGCCCTGGAGGTGCCGGACGTCGACGCGGCGTACCTGCACGCGACCGAGTCCGGCGCGCGCGGGGTGAGCGAGCCGCACGACGAGAAGGACGAGCACGGCACGGTCCGGGTGGCCTCGATCGCCACCTACGGCGACACCGTGCACACGCTGATCGACCGGTCCGGCTACGACGGTCCGTTCCTGCCCGGTTTCGTGACCCGGGACCCGATCGTCGCGGTCCGCCCGAAGCGCTTCTTCCAGGCGATCGACCACGTGGTCGGCAACGTCGAGCTGGGGAAGATGGACGAGTGGGTGGAGTTCTACCGCCGGGTGATGGGCTTCACCAACATGGCCGAGTTCATCGGTGACGACATCGCCACCGACTACTCGGCGCTGATGTCCAAGGTCGTCGCGGACGGGACCCGCAAGGTCAAGTTCCCGCTGAACGAGCCGGCCGTCTCGCAGCGCAAGTCGCAGATCGACGAGTACCTGGAGTACTACGGCGGCCCGGGCGCCCAGCACGTCGCGCTGGCCACCAACGACATCCTGACCACCGTCGACGCGATGCGCGGAGCCGGCGTGGAGTTCCTGAACACGCCGGACTCCTACTACGACGACCCGGAGCTGCGGGCCCGGATCGGACAGGTGCGGGTGCCGATCGAGGAGCTGAAAAAGCGCCGGATCCTGGTGGATCGCGACGAGGACGGGTATCTGCTCCAGATCTTCACGGCCCCGGTCCAGGACCGGCCCACCGTATTCTTCGAGCTGATCGAGCGGCACGGCTCCCTCGGTTTCGGCAAGGGCAACTTCAAGGCGCTCTTCGAGGCCATCGAGCGGGAGCAGGAGCGGCGCGGCAACCTGTGA
- a CDS encoding Lrp/AsnC family transcriptional regulator, translating into MTEQNVQLDELDAKLIELLAGEPRIGVLELSRRLAVARGTVQARLDKLTGRGAIKGFGPEVAPAVIGYGVTSFVTLEISQRYGHDAVASHLAEIPEVLEAHTITGGGDILCRIVARSNADLQRVIDKIVGYEGIRRAHTIIALAELIPYRTVPLTKAATLT; encoded by the coding sequence TTGACCGAGCAGAATGTCCAGCTCGACGAGCTCGACGCGAAGTTGATCGAATTGCTCGCCGGGGAGCCGCGGATCGGGGTGCTGGAGCTGTCCCGGCGGCTCGCGGTGGCCCGCGGCACGGTCCAGGCGCGGCTGGACAAGTTGACCGGCCGCGGCGCGATCAAGGGGTTCGGGCCGGAGGTGGCGCCGGCCGTGATCGGGTACGGGGTGACCAGCTTCGTCACCCTGGAGATCAGCCAGCGGTACGGCCACGACGCCGTGGCCAGCCACCTCGCCGAGATCCCCGAGGTCCTGGAGGCGCACACGATCACCGGCGGCGGTGACATCCTGTGCCGGATCGTGGCCCGCTCCAACGCCGACCTGCAACGGGTGATCGACAAGATCGTCGGCTACGAGGGCATCCGCCGGGCGCACACGATCATCGCGCTGGCCGAGCTGATCCCGTACCGGACCGTGCCGCTGACGAAGGCGGCAACTCTGACATAA